The following nucleotide sequence is from Nocardioides eburneiflavus.
GCGAGAGGGAGCCTGCGGCTCGCGGTCGAGGTCGAGCTCGGGGTCGTCGGTGTCTGTCCCTGTCTGGGTGTGTTCGAGGAGGAGGGTGAGGAGCTCGGCGGGTCGGGCGAGCCAGCCGAAGGCGAGAGCGCGGAGCTCGTCGGGGTGGGCCTCGGGGTGCCGTGGGGCGACGATCTCGGCGACGCGGTGCACGGTCGCGTCGACGGCTGCGGCGTCGCCGGCCTCGAGGCGGGCGATGAGGGTGCGGAGTCCGTGCTCGTCGGTGCGGCCCAGGCCGAGGTAGCGGCGACGGCGCTCGGCCTCGCAGCGCTCGTCGTGGAGGTCGGGGTCGGCTTCGACGACCTTGGCCTCGGCGACCTGCAGCACCCGCGCGGCGGACTCGCTGGCGATCACCCGGGACACCGCGGAGTCCACCACCCCGACCCTGGCGAGGGGGAGGTGGCGCGACAGCTTCGCGACACGGCGCGCGATCCAGGGCTCGCACTCCCCGCGCCGGCACACGGCCCAGGTCAGCGGGAGGCGGTGCTGGAGGTCGAGGACGTCAGCGATGGCGTTGGAGGTGGCAGTGACGCCGGTGCTGCGGGCGAGGGCGATCTCACCGAGGCAGAAGTCCTGCACGCCGGGGGTGCCGTCACCGCCGAGCTGGCGCAGCACGTTGCCGACGCGGCGCGCGATGTGGCCGTCGGGGCCCTCGGTGGGGTCGCTCGAGTGGGCTGCTGCCCAGGTCGCGAGGACGTCGAGCTTGTGGACCTCGGCGAGCCGGGCGGCTCGTTCGGCCTCGGTCGCGGCAGCGAGGAGGCCGAACGCGTCGAGGTCGGTGAGGTCGGTGGACATGGGTCGATTCTAGAGAAGGCCACCGACACTCTGACCTGCGCAGATGGATCTGTGGAGAACTGATTTCGAACTGGTGGGCGAGGGCCTTGATGCCGAGTGGAGGAGTGGTTTCGAGGCTCGCTGCGCTCGCACCTCAACCACCGACGGAGGCGCGCACCTCAACCCCCGACGGTCGCGCGCACCTCCGCCACCGACGGTCGCGCGCACCTCCGCCGCCGACGCAGGCAGGCTCGCACCTCCACCACCGAGAGGCGGGTCTCGCCAGCGCAACCTAGAGCTCGGCGAGCCAGGGGTGCCCGGGGTGCCCAGGTTCGAGCGACAGGAGCCACGAGCGCGACTCGACGCCGAGCAGCGGAGCGCACACGTCGAAGTCGAGCTGGTCCTTGGGCCTCACGGCGCGCGCCTTGGGCAGCAGCTGCACCTCGGGCCGGAGGTACGGATGCCCTCGACGCGCCACAGGATCTCGGACAGGGGGCTGCTGATCCGGGCGTCGCGCTTGTAGGTCCAGGTCGTCGGGGTCGCGCTCATCAGGATGACGTCGTACTCCCACGGGTCGGCGCCGCTGGGACGGAGCCAGAGGTTCTCGCAGGATTCCGTGAGCGAGTCCGAGTCGTCGAGGAGCGGGGTCAGGGTGCCGCTGTCGGCCTGCCAGACGTCGAGCCGCCCGGCGAGGTGCCCACGGAGCTCGTGGACGTCCGAGCGCAGGATGCTCGGGTCGACGTCGTCGTGCGGGCGGGAGACACCGGGCCGTGGAGTCGGAGGACCTCGTCGTGCTCGGTCACAGCCGCAGGACGCGGCCGGCGACCACCAGGTGCACCTCGTCGCACGCGGCGGCGACGCGTTGGTTCACCAGCCCGAGCAGGTCGCGGAAGAGCCGGCCGGAGCGGTGCTCGGGCACGATGCCGAGACCGACCTCGTTGGTCACCAGCACGACGTCCTGCTCGCACCGGCCGAGCGCGTCGACCACTTCGTCCGTACGGGCGAGGACCAGGTCGTGGACGGCGTCGGAGTCGCCCTCCCAGGCGTCCGCGGCGTCGATGACCGCGGTGAGCCAGGTGCCCAGGCAGTCGACGAGCAGCGGGTCGCGGGCCTCGGCGAGCACGCCCGCGAGGTCCTGCGTCTCGAGGGTGCCCCACGAGTCCGGGCGGCGGGCCCGGTGGGCGTCGATCCGGGCCGCCCAGTCGGGGTCCTGCTCGCGGTCGGGCGGCGTACCGGTGGCGACGTAGGTGGCGGGTGCCCCGCCGATCAGGTCCTCGGCGTGGGTGGACTTGCCGGAGCGCACGCCGCCGGTGACCAGGATCCGCATGGCGCGCATCCTGTCAGAGCCCGGTCACGTCGTGGCGGCTGCCAGCACCAGCGCGGCGAACGAGACCTCCACCGCCGCGCCGAGCACGTCGCCGGTGATCCCGCCGAGGCGGCGTACGCACCGCAGCAGCAGCGCGACCACGACCGCGACCATCGCCACCAGCCCGAGCAGCAATGACCACGGTGCCTCGAGCCCACGCCCGGCGAACGCCACCGCCACGGCGGCAAGCACCAGCGTCGCGATCGCACCGACGACGGGGACCGCACCGATGCAGGTGGCACCGAGCCCGTCCGGGCGCGCGGCCGGCACCCCGCGTACGCAGGCCAGGGCCAGCGACCCGCGCGAGGCGCACACCAGCAGCCCGACCACCCACCAAGCGTGCTCGTGGCGCACGACCGCCTGCAGGCCGGCCGCCTGGAGCCCCGCCACCAGGACGACGGCGATGACGCCGGCCGGCCCGACCGGTCCGGTGCGCATCACCTCGAGCGAACGGGCGGGGGAGTAGGAGGCGGTCAGCCCGTCCGCGGTGTCGGCGAGGCCGTCCCAGTGGAAGGCGCGGGTGCCGAGGGCGAGCGCGAGCACCACGACGTACGCCGTGGCGAGCGGTGGCAGGTCGACCCAGTCGCCCAGCACGACGATCGCAGCCGCGACGACGCCGAGCGGCAGCGCCGCCACCGGCGCGAGCGCCATCCCCAGCCCGGCGACCCGCCGGTCCACCACGCTCGGTGGAGGGACGCGCACCGCGGTGAGCGTGCCGGTGGCGAAGAGCCACGCGTCGCGCAGGAGCACGGCCTCAGCCCGGGAGGATGTCGGACAGCAGCGCCACGTCGCGCAGCACCGCGACGCCCGAGCGCAGCACCGGCAGCGCGGCCACGGCGCCGGAGCCCTCGCCGAGGCGCATGCCGACGTCGAGCAGCGGCTCGAGGCCGAGGGACTTGAGGGCATGGGCCTGCGCGGGCTCGGTCGAGCGGTGGCCGGCGACCCACCAGGCGGCGGCACCGGGCGCGATCGCCTGCGCGACGACCGCGCACGCGACGGACATCAGGCCGTCGAGGAGCACCGGCACGCCCCGGGACGACGACTCGACGAGGAAGCCGACGGCTGCCGCGAGGTCGGCGCTGCCGAGCGCGGCGAGCAGGTCGACCGGGTCCTCGGCGCGACCCTCGGTCCGGGCCAGCGCGGCGGCCACGACGTCGCGCTTGCGCGCCCACCCGTCGTCGTCGATGCCGGTGCCGCGGCCGGTGACCTCGTCGGCAGGGAGGCCGAGGACGGCCGCGACCAGCGCGGCGGCGGGGGTGGTGTTGCCGATGCCGAGGTCACCGGTCATCAGCAGCTGCGCGCCGTCGTCGACGTGCTCTCCGGCCACCTCGGCGCCGAGCGCGAGGGAGCGCTCGACCTCGTCGCGGGTGAGTGCGTCCTCGAGGTGGATCGCGCCCGAGCCGCGGCGCACCTTGCGTGCGGTGACGTCGGCCGGCAGGTCGGTGAGGTCGGCGTCCACGGCCACGTCGAGCACGCTGACGCGCACCCCGTGCTCCCGAGCCAGCGCGGACACTCCTGCCTGACCCGCGACGATCGTGCGGACCATCGCCTCGGTGACGGCGGCGGGATAGGCCGAGACCCCGTGCGCCGCGACACCGTGGTCGCCGGCGAACACCACGAGGCGTACGTCGGTCAGCGGGCGGGGCGGCACCTCGCCCTGCGCGGCAGCCACCCAGGCGCCGATCTCGCCGACCCGGCCGAGGGCGCCGGCAGGGGTGGCGAGGGCGGCCAGCCGCTGCTGGGCGAGGGAGGCGATCTCGGGTGAGGGCGGGGCGATGCGCGACGTCTGGTCCATGGCCGGACCAGCCTAGTGACGTCGGGTCCCGGCCGGCCTGCCAGTCTTGCCGCGTGTCCGGTCACTCCGTCCTCCAGCTCCCGGTCCCTGCGCTGGAGGGGTGGGTGCGCGCGCGGCACACCCACTACGACGACGGGTTCGTGTCGGCGGACCCGCGGTTCGGGCACGCCCACATCACCGCCCTCGGACCGTTCGACCCGGCGCCGTCACGAGAGGCGCTCGAGCTGGTCGGCGCGGTGGCCGCGTCGACGGAACCTGTCGCCGTACGCCTCGAGCGGCTCGCCCAGTTCCCCGACGGGATCATCCACCTCGTCCCGGAGCCCGACGACGCCCTGCGCGAGGTCACCGCCAGGCTGGTGGCCGCCTTCCCCGAGTGGCCGCCGTACGACGGCCAGTTCGAGGACGTGCGCCCGCACCTCACCGTCGACGCCGCCTCGGACGTCGTCGACCTCGCCTCGACAGCGCGGCTGCTGAGCGACGTGGTGCCTGCCGATGTGGTCCTCGACCGGCTCCAGCTGGCGTGGTGGGAGTCGGGGAGCTGCCACGTGATGGCGGAGTGGGCGCTGGGGCGTCGACCGGCAGGTCAGAACACCGTCCAGTCGGAGTAGGTCGTGAACGCGTCGAGCGCCGCGAGACCGGCGGCGGAGCTGCCCGAGGGGCCGAGCGCGGGACTCCAGACGCACGCGACCCCGCGGTCGGGGATGACGGCGAGGATGCCGCCGCCGACCCCGCTCTTGGCGGGGAGCCCGACACGGTAGGCGAACTCGCCCGCCGAGTCGTACGTCCCGCAGGTGAGCATCACTGCGTTCACCCGCTTCGTCTCGCGGGGGCTGAGCAGCGGGGTGCCGTCGGAGAGGACCCCGTCGCGGGCGAGGAACAGGCCGGCAAGGGCCAGCTCGCGGCAGCTCATCGACAGGGCGCACTGGGCGACGTACTGGTCGATCACCTCGTCGACCGGGAGCTCGAGGTTGCCGTAGCTCGCCAGCAGGTGGGCGACCGCCAGGGTGCGGTGACCCGCCTCGAGCTCCGAGCGCGCCACGTCGGCGTCGCTGTCCACGTCCGACCGGCCGCTCTCACGACGCATCAGGTCGCGGAGGGCGCCGCTCGCGTCGCCGGTCAGCGACTGCAGCCGGTCGGTCACGACCAGGGCGCCTGCGTTGATGAACGGGTTGCGCGGACGCCCTGCCTCCTGGTCGAGCTGGAGGAGCGAGTTGAACGGGTTGCCCGACGGCTCGCGCGAGACGCGCCGCCAGATCTGCTCGCCCTCGGCCGCGATGACCAGCGCGAGCGTGAAGACCTTGCTGATGCTCTGCACCGAGAACCGGACATCGGCGTCGCCGGTGACGTGGACGGTGCCGTCGCACGAGGCGACCGCCATGCCGAACTGGTGCGGATCCACGGACGCCAGGCCGGGGATGTACTCCGCCGGCCGGCCGCGGCCAACCTCCGGCGCGGCGGCCTCGTGCGCGCGCTGCAGCGCGTCCTCGATCCTCATCCGTGCCCCGTCCGCCTCGTCGACCTCGCTCATCACCGGTCCAGTCTCCCGGTTGACCGCCGTGGCAGGATCGGCGCATGGCTTCATGGGCGCACCTCGAGATCACCGTCGACGACCAGGGCAACGTGGAGGTCGGCGGCTACAACGCCGACCCGGAGGCGCTGGTCGAGGGCACCGAGTCGTGGGAGGACCTGCTGTCCACCCTCGGCGTCAACGGCTGGGAGCTCGTGCAGGTCATCCCCGGCCCCGAGACCACCTACTGGTTCAAGCGCCACGCCTGACGCTCGCGGAAGCGGCGTGCCGCTGCACGCCGACGGGGCCCGGATCTGGGAGTCGGTGCCGCACTGGGGCCGGTCCCTGGCCGAGGCGGCCGACCTGTTCGACTCGATGTACGTCTCCCTCTACAAGGGCCTCGGCGCGTCCAGCGGTGCGCTCGTGGTGTGCCCCGAGGACCTGGCCGGTGAGCTGCGCTCGTGGCGCCAGCGGATGGGCCTGCGCGAGGTCAACGAGCGGGTCGTCGCCCTCGTCGAGGAGCGCGGCGTCATCCCCTGCGGGCTCTGGAGCGAGGCCGACGTGCCGGGCTGGGTGCAGACCGAGCTGACCTGCTACGAGGCGGCGATCACACGCGATCCGGGAGAGGTCGCAGCGTTGGTGGCCGAGGCCGTCGGGGCCGCTACATTCCTCCCGTGAGTGCCCAGGCCCCTTCCGCAGTCATCCTCATCCGCGCGACCAGCTTCGTCCCCAACCCGGCGACCGCGGCCGACAACGCCTTCCAGGCCGACGTCCCCGCCGGGCAGTCGCAGGAGTCGACGGCGGCCCACGCGCTGGCCGAGATGGACGCGCTGGCCGAGGCGCTGCGCGCGGTCGGCGTACGGGTCCACGTCTTCGACGACGACGACCACACCCGCCCCGACAGCGTGTTCCCCAACAACTGGGTCTCCACCCACGCGGGCGGCACCGTCGCCGTCTACCCGATGTACGCCTCCAACCGTCGCCACGAGCGTCGTGCCGACGTCCTGGAGATGCTCAAGTCGGAGTACCGCGTGCAGGCGATCGTCGACTACTCGGGCCTCGAGCCGGACGGCATCTTCCTCGAGGGCACCGGCGCGATGGTGCTCGACCACGTGTCGCGGGTGGCCTACACCGCCCGCAGCCACCGCGCGGACATCGCCGTGCTCGAGCGCTTCTGCACCGACTTCAACTACGAGCCGATGGCCTTCGACGCGGTCGACTCCGACGGCGTGCCGGTCTACCACACCAACGTCATCGCCTGCATCGGCACCGACGTCGCGATGATCGCGCTCGAGATGATCCCCGACGAGCACCGGCGCCAGCAGGTCCGCGAGCGGCTCGCGGTCACCGGCCGCACGATCATCGAGCTCACCGAGGAGCAGATCCGCGAGTTCGCGGGCAACGCGGTCGAGCTGTGCGGACGCACGTCCGACGGTCGGCGCCGTTACGTCATGGCGATGTCCGCCCGCGCGAAGCGCTCCCTGCGGCCCGAGCAGCTGGCCGTCATCGAGGAGTCGTGCGAGGTCGTCGCGGTGGACATCCCGACGATCGAGCTGGCGGGCGGCTCGGTGCGCTGCATGATCGCGGGCGTCCACCTCGACCACCGCCGTCCGCTCGCCGAGGCCGAGCTCTCCGAGGCCGTCGCCGCCATCAACGAGGACAACCCCGTCACGCCCGACGGCCGCTTCGTCGACGGCAACGCCTGACCGTCCCGGCCGGCCCTCGTTCCCGTCGGTGGGAACCTCCCGGGTCGCGGCGGTGTAGACACTCTGCTGGGACCCTCTGGACGGAGTGACGATCAGCACCGACGACGCCAGTGACGACGCCGACCTGGTCGGCCGGGTGCGCGCCGGGGACACCGACGCGTACGCCGTCCTCGTGCGCCGTCACGCCCGGGCGGCGATGCGCACGGCCACCCTCCTGGGTGCGGGGAGCGACGCCGAGGACGTGGTGCAGGAGGCGCTGGTGAAGGCGTACCGATCGCTGGGGTCGTTCCGTGCCGACCGGCCGTTCCGGCCGTGGCTGCTGCGGATCGTCGCCAACGAGGCCCGCAACGCCCACCGCTCGGCCGTACGCCGGACCGGCCGCGAGGAGCGCCAGGCCCGGGACCTGTGGGCCGAGCTGCTCGACCCGGCGGCCGCGGTGGTCGACCGGGAGGACAAGGCCCGGCTGCTGGCCGCCGTCGCAGGGCTGCCCGACAAGCTCCGCCTCGTGGTGGCCTGCCGCTACCTGCTGGAGCTCGACGAGGCGGACACGGCCGTCGTCCTCGGCGTGCCACGCGGGACCGTCAAGTCGCGGCTGAGCCGTGGCCTGGCGCGGCTGCGCGAGGACCTCGCCGCGACGATCGAGGAGGTCGACCATGCCTGACGCGCTGGAGGAGCGGCTGGCCGCGCTCGCCGCCGACCTGTGGGTGCCGGTGCCGGACGGGCTCGAGGGTGCCGTCATGCGTCGGGTCGCGACGGCTCGCCCGCGCCGACGATGGCGCCGCTGGCTCGCCGGACTGGTCGCCGGTCTGCTCGGGGCCGGGGTCGTGGCGTCCCCCGTGGGTGCCGAGATCCGCGAGTGGCTCGGCCTCCCGGGGGTCTCGGTGACGACCGGGGACGACCCCGTCACGGAGACGCCCACCGTGCCGCCCGCCACGGGCAGCACCGACCTCGGGCGAGCCGCAGACCTCGCCGGCTTCACCCCGGTCGTCCCCGACGCGCTGGGTGCGCCGGAGCACGTCGACGTGTCCCGCGACGCCCTCGTGGTGTCGCTCAGCTGGACGACGGAGGAGGGGACGGTGCGGCTCGACCAGTTCCGCGGCGACGTCGACCCGCTGTTCTGGAAGACGACCGTCGAGGCCGACCGGGTCGCCGTCGGGCTGCACGAGGCCCTGTGGCTGCCGACCGCCCATCGGGTCGAGGTGGTCGCCGCGGACGGGACGGAGCGCACGCTGCCGTCGCGGCTCGCCGCACCGACCCTGCTCTGGGTCGACGACGACCTGACGCTGCGCCTCGAGGGCGACCTCGACCTCGACGAGGCGACGCGGATCGCGGAGTCCGTCGGCTAGCGCGTCCAGCGAGGGAACCCCCGTGGGCGTGACGGTGTATCCACTGCATCCGAACCGAGGAGGACCTCATGCGCAGGATCCTGGCCGTCGTCGTGCTCGCTCTCGCCTCCGCCGTCGGCCTGCCGGCCGCGGCGACGGCGGGTGGACCCACGAGCGTGCTCGTCACGCAGCCCGGGCAGTCGGCCGGCGCGCTGTACTACGACGACGCGGCGTACGACGCCCTGCTGGAGCTGCTGCCGGCGGGGGAGACGCGCGGGAGGGAGCTGCCGCCGGGCGGGGGCGTCTCCTACCACCTGACCTGGATGGTCCATGACGTGATGCCGTGGCGCTTCGACCGCGTCAGCGTCCACGGCGACGGCACCGCCTGGGTCGCGACGACGTTCGCCACGGACGCGACCGCCGGGTGGCAGCCGGTCGGTGAGGGGACGGAGCTGTTCGACCTCCTGACGGCGGTCCTGGCGGACGGCGAGGCCCCCGGCCTGGTCAGCGAGACGATGGCTGCGTCCGCGCTGGCAACGCCGCCCGCGGAAACCCGGACGGTGACCGAGACCGAGTGGTTCTCGCTGTCCGGGTGGCGCTGGGTCGTGCCGGGTGCGCTGCTCGGGCTGCTCGCCGGCGTCGGCGCGGCCCGCGCCCGGCGTACGCGCGCAGACGAGCCGCGTCGGATGCTGGTGGATGCCTAGCGGCTCTAGCGCTCGGAGGTGTGGAGGCGGTCGAGCCAGTACGCCTGAGATCGTGGAGGTCCTGAGCCACTGCGTGGCCCGGGACCTCCACGATCATGTGCCTCAGGCGCGCGTCACCTGCACGACGGACGGACGCGGGCCGGCGAGCTCACCGGTGCCGGCGACCCCGCCGGACGGCACGAAGTCGGGGAAGCGTGACTGCGGCGCGGCCCAGGATCCGTCCTCACCCGGGTGCTGGACGGCGACGAACACCGAGTCCTCGCGGTCGCGGATGACCGGGCCGCACGTCTCGGCGCCGGCGGGCACGGCCAGGAACTGCTGGACGTGGCCGCGCTCGGGACCCTCGACGGGCACCTTGAACAGCGCGTCGTCGAGCGCGATGGCCCCGGGCTGGCCGTCGGTGGAGACCCACAGGTTGCCGACGCTGTCGAAGGCGACGTTGTCGGGGCAGGAGATGGGCGAGACCGGACCGTCCCAGCCGCCGAAGTAGCGTCCGGCCGACGCCGCGTCGCCGCAGATCAGGAACAGGTTCCAGCCGAACGTGGCGGCGGTGTGGTCCCCGCCGGCCGGGATCATCTCGACGACGTGTCCGTCCTTGTTGGCCGGACGCGGGTTGGGCTCGTCGACCTGGGCCGCGGTACGGGCGGTGTTGTTGGTGCACGCGACGTAGATGCGGCCGTTGCGCAGGTTGGGCTCGACGTCCTCGGGGCGGTCCATCTTGGTCGGCTGGACGGCGTCGGCGGCCAGGCGGGTGTGGACGAGCACCTCCTCGACGGTGAATCCGGGAACCATCGAACGGCCGCCGCGCGTCAGCGGGAGCCACTCACCGCTGCCGTCGCTGACGCCGTCGCCGAGGCCGTCCCCGGTGAAGCGCGCCACCGACAGGTCGCCCTCGCTCAGCAGCCCCAGGTTGTGGCGGCGCGCCTTCGCGCTGCTGCCGGGACGCATCGTGTCGCGGGAGACGAAGCGGTAGACGTAGTCGAAGCGCTCGTCGTCGCCCATGTAGGCCACGACGTGGCCGTCGCGGTTGACCACGACGTTGGCCCCCTCGTGCTTGAAGCGTCCCATCGCCGTGTGCTTGACCGGGGTCGAGGTCGGGTCGCTGGGGTCGAGCTCCACGATCCAGCCGAACCTGTTCGGCTCGTTGCGGTAGTCGTCGGTGGTGGCGTCGAAGCGCGGGTCCAGGGAACGCCAGTTGCGCGCGTCCTGGGTGGCGGAGAGGCCGTACCGCTTCTCCTTCGGGTCCGTCCCCGTCGCCCGGAAGTACTGGTTGAAGTTCTCCTCGCCCGACAGCACCGTGCCCCACGGCGTGGTGCCGCCGGCGCAGTTGTTGAGGGTGCCGAGGACCGTACGGCCGGTGGGGTCGGCCGCGGTCTTCAGCAGGTCGGAGCCGGCTGCGGGGCCGT
It contains:
- the cobU gene encoding bifunctional adenosylcobinamide kinase/adenosylcobinamide-phosphate guanylyltransferase, whose amino-acid sequence is MRILVTGGVRSGKSTHAEDLIGGAPATYVATGTPPDREQDPDWAARIDAHRARRPDSWGTLETQDLAGVLAEARDPLLVDCLGTWLTAVIDAADAWEGDSDAVHDLVLARTDEVVDALGRCEQDVVLVTNEVGLGIVPEHRSGRLFRDLLGLVNQRVAAACDEVHLVVAGRVLRL
- a CDS encoding adenosylcobinamide-GDP ribazoletransferase, which produces MLLRDAWLFATGTLTAVRVPPPSVVDRRVAGLGMALAPVAALPLGVVAAAIVVLGDWVDLPPLATAYVVVLALALGTRAFHWDGLADTADGLTASYSPARSLEVMRTGPVGPAGVIAVVLVAGLQAAGLQAVVRHEHAWWVVGLLVCASRGSLALACVRGVPAARPDGLGATCIGAVPVVGAIATLVLAAVAVAFAGRGLEAPWSLLLGLVAMVAVVVALLLRCVRRLGGITGDVLGAAVEVSFAALVLAAATT
- the cobT gene encoding nicotinate-nucleotide--dimethylbenzimidazole phosphoribosyltransferase → MDQTSRIAPPSPEIASLAQQRLAALATPAGALGRVGEIGAWVAAAQGEVPPRPLTDVRLVVFAGDHGVAAHGVSAYPAAVTEAMVRTIVAGQAGVSALAREHGVRVSVLDVAVDADLTDLPADVTARKVRRGSGAIHLEDALTRDEVERSLALGAEVAGEHVDDGAQLLMTGDLGIGNTTPAAALVAAVLGLPADEVTGRGTGIDDDGWARKRDVVAAALARTEGRAEDPVDLLAALGSADLAAAVGFLVESSSRGVPVLLDGLMSVACAVVAQAIAPGAAAWWVAGHRSTEPAQAHALKSLGLEPLLDVGMRLGEGSGAVAALPVLRSGVAVLRDVALLSDILPG
- a CDS encoding 2'-5' RNA ligase family protein — its product is MSGHSVLQLPVPALEGWVRARHTHYDDGFVSADPRFGHAHITALGPFDPAPSREALELVGAVAASTEPVAVRLERLAQFPDGIIHLVPEPDDALREVTARLVAAFPEWPPYDGQFEDVRPHLTVDAASDVVDLASTARLLSDVVPADVVLDRLQLAWWESGSCHVMAEWALGRRPAGQNTVQSE
- a CDS encoding glutaminase, whose amino-acid sequence is MSEVDEADGARMRIEDALQRAHEAAAPEVGRGRPAEYIPGLASVDPHQFGMAVASCDGTVHVTGDADVRFSVQSISKVFTLALVIAAEGEQIWRRVSREPSGNPFNSLLQLDQEAGRPRNPFINAGALVVTDRLQSLTGDASGALRDLMRRESGRSDVDSDADVARSELEAGHRTLAVAHLLASYGNLELPVDEVIDQYVAQCALSMSCRELALAGLFLARDGVLSDGTPLLSPRETKRVNAVMLTCGTYDSAGEFAYRVGLPAKSGVGGGILAVIPDRGVACVWSPALGPSGSSAAGLAALDAFTTYSDWTVF
- the ctlX gene encoding citrulline utilization hydrolase CtlX, producing MSAQAPSAVILIRATSFVPNPATAADNAFQADVPAGQSQESTAAHALAEMDALAEALRAVGVRVHVFDDDDHTRPDSVFPNNWVSTHAGGTVAVYPMYASNRRHERRADVLEMLKSEYRVQAIVDYSGLEPDGIFLEGTGAMVLDHVSRVAYTARSHRADIAVLERFCTDFNYEPMAFDAVDSDGVPVYHTNVIACIGTDVAMIALEMIPDEHRRQQVRERLAVTGRTIIELTEEQIREFAGNAVELCGRTSDGRRRYVMAMSARAKRSLRPEQLAVIEESCEVVAVDIPTIELAGGSVRCMIAGVHLDHRRPLAEAELSEAVAAINEDNPVTPDGRFVDGNA
- a CDS encoding RNA polymerase sigma factor, producing MTISTDDASDDADLVGRVRAGDTDAYAVLVRRHARAAMRTATLLGAGSDAEDVVQEALVKAYRSLGSFRADRPFRPWLLRIVANEARNAHRSAVRRTGREERQARDLWAELLDPAAAVVDREDKARLLAAVAGLPDKLRLVVACRYLLELDEADTAVVLGVPRGTVKSRLSRGLARLREDLAATIEEVDHA
- a CDS encoding PhoX family protein, producing the protein MPHSPSPTRTLLPMAGRTHGRRSPVTCHLRCGDACFQAVPNTTETSYFRDVASSVLSRRSVVGTGLTVAALTALPATGAAAAPGRTGGRRGRQGGLRFSPIAPVGSTVDDVTVPAGYRWDTILRWGDPILAGAPTFDASAQTPEAQAGQFGYNNDYLDIIETNRAGTTALLVCNHEYTNEGIMFPPGTDPETVIRTAWAAHGMSVVELTRRRRGDVWTYVPGARLNRRITLDTPFAVDGPAAGSDLLKTAADPTGRTVLGTLNNCAGGTTPWGTVLSGEENFNQYFRATGTDPKEKRYGLSATQDARNWRSLDPRFDATTDDYRNEPNRFGWIVELDPSDPTSTPVKHTAMGRFKHEGANVVVNRDGHVVAYMGDDERFDYVYRFVSRDTMRPGSSAKARRHNLGLLSEGDLSVARFTGDGLGDGVSDGSGEWLPLTRGGRSMVPGFTVEEVLVHTRLAADAVQPTKMDRPEDVEPNLRNGRIYVACTNNTARTAAQVDEPNPRPANKDGHVVEMIPAGGDHTAATFGWNLFLICGDAASAGRYFGGWDGPVSPISCPDNVAFDSVGNLWVSTDGQPGAIALDDALFKVPVEGPERGHVQQFLAVPAGAETCGPVIRDREDSVFVAVQHPGEDGSWAAPQSRFPDFVPSGGVAGTGELAGPRPSVVQVTRA